A section of the Triticum dicoccoides isolate Atlit2015 ecotype Zavitan chromosome 7A, WEW_v2.0, whole genome shotgun sequence genome encodes:
- the LOC119333501 gene encoding alpha/beta hydrolase domain-containing protein 17B-like — protein sequence MGFERWDELPPFGSRCAISAARYDYSGYGRSSGKASEANTFADIESAYKCLVEVYGTREEDIVLYGQSVGSGPTVDLAAHLHHIRAVVLHSPILSGLRVMYSVKKTYWFDIYKNIEKIPLVKCPVLVIHGTSDDVVDFSHGKRIWELGQQKYEPLWIEGGDHCNLETFPVYIRHVKKFLSAVEKLPAGKEAAPENSAALSEAHLMTSQRLEPSRKSSRHEQPPRLSTECVDKHRRSTDVREKARSITHERSRRSVDTFDRTRDENERTDKPRKSIDRLGEMIRSMGLCNVDCFKEPSRKTEAC from the exons ATGGGGTTCGAGCGTTGGGACGAGCTGCCCCcatttggcagccggtgcgcgatatccgcggctag GTATGATTATTCTGGTTATGGACGGTCATCAGGCAAG GCAAGCGAAGCTAATACATTTGCTGACATAGAGTCTGCATATAAATGCCTTGTGGAGGTTTATGGGACTAGGGAAGAAGACATTGTTCTTTATGGTCAATCTGTCGGTAGTGGCCCCACTGTTGATTTAGCTGCTCACTTGCATCACATAAGAGCAGTTGTTCTGCATAGTCCCATACTTTCTGGCCTACGTGTCATGTATTCTGTGAAGAAAACATACTGGTTTGACATATATAAG AACATCGAGAAAATTCCCCTTGTTAAATGCCCTGTTCTGGTGATTCAT GGTACAAGTGACGATGTTGTTGATTTTTCCCATGGAAAGCGGATATGGGAGCTGGGCCAACAGAAGTATGAGCCTCTGTGGATCGAGGGAGGCGACCACTGTAACTTGGAGACCTTCCCAGTGTACATAAGGCATGTGAAGAAGTTTCTGTCAGCTGTAGAGAAGTTGCCTGCTGGAAAAGAAGCAGCACCTGAGA ATAGCGCCGCTCTTTCTGAGGCGCATTTGATGACCTCGCAGAGGTTAGAGCCATCGAGGAAGAGCTCAAGGCATGAGCAGCCTCCTAGGCTGAGCACTGAATGTGTAGATAAACACCGTCGAAGTACAGACGTCAGGGAAAAGGCAAGGTCCATCACACatgagagatcaaggagaagtgtcGATACATTTGACAGGACAAGAGATGAAAATGAACGGACAGACAAACCAAGGAAAAGCATTGACAG GCTTGGCGAGATGATTAGATCAATGGGCCTCTGCAATGTTGATTGCTTCAAAGAGCCTTCTCGAAAAACCGAGGCTTGCTGA